The Malaclemys terrapin pileata isolate rMalTer1 chromosome 5, rMalTer1.hap1, whole genome shotgun sequence genomic interval ctgatgtTGCTCAGAATGTCTAGTGTAACAGTATAAACAATAAAGGAAAGGATGAGACACATCTGTCACTCCCTGTAAATTCTGCAAAAGGCAatttagtttctttttttaagttagaGTCTGATATCCAAGCAAACAAGTTCTTTCTGCATGTACACAATATAGGTACAAGTAATACATTACAATGCTATACATTACATTCCCCCTGCCAGAACAGCACTGTTTTTAATTCAcacaggatctgatcctgctaccattgaagtcatttgcccttgacttcaatggaagtcagAACAGGCCCATAGATATTAAAGTTCACAAAAATATCTTATAGGAATCCTGGGTAGCCAGAGGTGAAGTACTTATCTTTTTTACTGAGGCTTACAGCTTCGGTGCCAGTGTTTTGTATTGGTCTCATGCATTAGGATCCATGCAGTCTTCTCATCTGCAAGATGGCAACAGATTCTGGAAATCTTTTGGCTGATAAACAATGGAAGGACGCAGGTCTGATGCTATGCCAGCTCTCAGGCTGGCAAACACTGATCTGTCCTGCTTAGTCAAAGCTTCACGTTAACAAATTTCCAAATGTTCCTTAACTCTTTGTCCCATAAACTTTAAGTAACCATTGCACTCACTCTACGAATTCATTGCTTTTGGAATGAGTAGGATCGTTCAATATTTCCACTGCACAGCTACTCTGCACTATACCATCCCTTATAGTCAAACCTCTGCCGCATTTATTTTTGTGCTAGAAAACGGATACAAAAGTTACTGTTTATTCTTGAAGTATCTTCTCTGTATGCTGCAATTCAGCAGAAGGTCTCTTCTTTTGTTTGGTCAGCTCTCTTTGGTGCAACCACTGACGCAATGCTTTTGTACAAATTTTTCTTTCACAATCAGTGACTGCAGCACTGACAGGAATAATAGTTTCAGTACTTTTCTATTCCCATTCCTTCAATTTAAATCTATACTTATTTTTGGATTAGGAGTTGAGTAATTTTTGTCTTAGTTTACTCTATTGAGAATGGAGCATCTCAGCTTACATaaggtattttttttatataggtcCCTCTGAGTTGAAAGTGTTCTGTTCTATAAACCACTGTTTATATATAGACTATTTTACTGGGTCAAGATGTTtagtcgggggggagggggggggaggaagagtttTTTCATTTCCCAAGACACTGTATTCAAAGACATTATCTGAAGTGGACTTTTATTATCAACAAAGATTAAGTTAATAGGCAACAGTTCTGAAAATTGGATCAAGATCCTGTATCCAAGACAGagaattttaatgaaaaagaatGTCAAGTTCTCACTGAAAAGGTGCATCTAATTAAAAGTCAGCATGGAATTTGTACTAGGAAAAAGGAAATTATAAATTTTGCATTCATGCCACTTCTAAAGGAGAGGATGGACTAAAACTGTTTGTGCCTCACCAAACTTCCTGACCAAAAAGATGTTACACAGCTGCATAAGTGAAAAAGGTACacgtggttgttgttttttaaaccagacCTAAAAGAGGAATCTTTTGGATTCTAAGCaccaaacttttaaaatatgttttgcatttttttgtACACAACTTTGCATGTACACTTTTCCAGGTCAACCATTTATGAGTATATGTGATAAATTTTacatatgggggagggggaggttcatGCACTAAAATTCCTCCATGTGCATGTGGCAGAATgtgtgtgcaaatatttgtgcTCCCAAAGTTGCGCAAACAGAAGAAGCCTGGCTGAGCCTCTTCATGCAGTTTGATCCTAATATGTTAAAATTAATAATTGATATCAACATGGCAGCTAGACATTTTccaaaaatgatttaaaagtaTTATACCTGCTTAAATTCCCAGCTGATCACATTTTGTTCATACTTAAAGCATTTTTGCTGTGTGAAACTGATTATACACGGGAAACAGGGAAGCTGTTTTTTTATGAAGTTCTGTCATATGCATACAGCAAcaagctagaaaaaaaaagatagaggGGAAAATCTCTAATTCCTTTCAATTGTAGCAATGTTAGATACAATATTTTTAGACTGACAATGAAAAACAATGCAGGAttactagtttttttttaaacacaccctTTAATAGCTTTTTTGTAATCAAGAGGAAAACTGCTTATCAAAGCTAGAAttaagtttgtaaagcactttgaaaatgaaaaagtaTGAGAAGCATTGTATTTACTACTTAATacttttgctgttttgtttttcagattatCCACCACTCTTTCGATAAATACATTTGTGTATCATCTGGAATTGGTGTGATATTGGGGCATTTAATGAAATATTGActctctcctgacatccaggACCAGCCCACTATCTAATAACACATCTGTGTTGCACATAGCAGTAATAGTCCCTCAATCAGGAGGGCCAAAATAAGTTACATCAGCGCTTCTAACTTCTTCTCCAATCCACCTACATTATCTCAATCTTGTTTGGATTAAGTTGCAGCCAACTAGCCTTCATCCAAATGCCACATTCGTATAAACAATGAATTATTGGTTCCATTGTTCCGGCTGAGTCAGAGGTGATGGAGATGTACAGCAGGATGTCATCAACATACTGAATGCCTGGCAGCCCATGTTTCCTCATCAACACACTCTTCAGTCTCATATACACAAGTTGAGCAGAAAGGTTGCTAGGACAGACACTATGGGATCAAGACAGTACCCTTAGGACATAAGAACAATGGTCCACAATTGTCTTTTGGATTCTCTCTAAAAGATCAGAATGGAGTCACTCAAGAACAGCTCCATTCACCCTTACTAAGGTCCACAAGTGATTCAATTCAAGAAACTGCTGACAGATCTAGAGAATCAGTACAAACACTTTATTTTCATCCATCAGTAGGTAGAAATCATGAGCTAACACAAGCAGCAGAGTTTCTATTTCATTCCTATAGCCCGATCAACAGAGGTCAAAGAAATCTTGGGGACTCAGACAAAAGCCACAATTGCCCTGCCACAACCTCCTTGGTAACTTTTCCTAAAGACAGAGATTGAATCCTGGTCAATTGGTTAGACAGATTGTCAATATCTAGAGTTGTTTTCTTGGAGACTGGCCCAAATGGCATCTTTTGGAACCATCTAGCTTTAATAAAGAAACATACTCACTCTGAATGCATATTTTTGAAAAGGAACAAAATACTTCCTCTAATTTCTAGCCAGAAGAGGCTGATGTTTAGTATTTATCGGATACGTCAGTATAAACAGATATGCCAGTATGTCCAGTAAGTGTATGTGCCCTTTAGTCTGAAGTGATGCTCTGTCTTCCTCTTTtgtaaagctaaaaaaaaaaaaaaaaggagggggaagggtaCATTATATTTCTTCTTTTCAGCATAAGAGCACAAAAATAAATCCAGCCTCCGCTTGTGAAACCCTAGCTTTTCCAAGCATTTACGTCAAGCTACAAATTATTGCACACATGGCAATTTTTTCAGCAGGAAGTGAGCAGAAATAAAGAAATGCAAGATAGCAAGATGTGTGGCGATATTTTTGGGGTTTGGGTTGTATTACATGTCACATGCGTGGGTGcccaaatttaattaaataaataaatggagatatcctatctcctagaactggaagggaccttgaaaggtcattgaatccagccccctgccttcactagcaggaccagatccctaagtggcaccCATAAGGATTGAACTTGGAatcctgggcttagcaggccaatgctcaaaccactaagctatccctcctgccCTTCTTTCTTCTTGCTCACTGTGGGCCCTGGCCTACCACCCATGtgcagactgaggcctggtctacactacgactttaattcggatttatcagctttaattcgaattaaccctgtaaccgtccacacaacgacgccatttaattcgatgtaaagggccctttaaatcgatttctgtactccaccccaacgagcggagtagcgccaaaatcgattttagcaattcgaattagggttagtgtggccgcaattcgatggtattggcctccgggagctatcccacagtgcatcattgtgaccgctctggacagcaatccgaactcggatgcactggccaggtagacaggaaaagccccgcaaacatttgaacttcatttcctgtttgcccagcgtggagagcacaggtgaccacagatacctcatcagcacaggtaaccatgcaggctgataatcgaaaaagagcaccagcatggaccgtgagggaggtactggatctgatcgctgtatggggagaggattcagtgcttgcagaacttcgttctaaaagacgaaatgcaaaaacttttgaaaaaatttccaagggcatgatggagagaggccacaatagggactctgagcagtgccgcgtgaaggtcaaggagctcagacaagcctatcaaaaaacaaaggaggcaaacggtcgctccgggtcagagccgcggacatgccgcttctacgccgagctgcatgcaattctaggggggggctgccaccactaccccacctttgttcgtggattctgggtcggggatagtctcgacgcctgaggattctgccgatggggtagaggaggaggaggaggatgagcttgcagagagcacacagcactccattctccccaacagccaggatctttttatcaccctgactgaagtaccctcccaagcctcccaagccagtacccaagactctgaccccatggaagggacctcaggtgagtttaccttttaaaatataaaacttgttttaaaagcaaacggtttttaatgattactttgcctgactttgcattcgcggtcagttcagctactggaaaagtctgtagctactggaaaagtctgttaacgtgtctggggatggagcggaaatcctccagggacatctccatgaagctctcctggaggtactccgaaagccttgccagaaggtttctgggcagtgcatccttattccctcctccatggtaggacacttgaccacgccatgcttgcagcaagtaatctggtatcattgcctgacaaagcctggcagcgtatggtcccggtgtttgctggcattcaagcaacatccgttctttatcttgttgtgtaatcctcaggagagtgatatcactcctggtaacctggttgaaatacgggaacttaattaaggggacagaggtggccgttcctactgggctgtttgcctgtggcggaaaataaatccttccctgcagttagccaagcgcagatgggaaattggccctgaagttttccgcgtttggctagcagggatcttccctgttaccagccacgcggtggggggagggtaccgtgatcatcccagagaattcatggcgaggggggggggtcggcggcggggggggggtagtttggtgcctgcagggatcttccctgataccagccacgcggtggggggaggggtaccgtgatcatcccagagaattcatggcgggggggggggttagtttgttttctggtgctgctgaatgttaacagaaaaaccgcagcactctacttgcctgaaggggcccagacaagcccccccacactgcccccccccaactggctgagattggccaggcttctgcagcactctacaggctatgcttggtatgtgggaaaggagggtgcagaagctgtaaaacaatggcttaccatggccgcatgcaagccgaattctgttgcccagacctgtgatctctagcagcaaagccacaagcactcagcattaagaggcaaaatgcgaccttgcacagaaatcacatgtgctatgtaatgtgaacagtgttggtcaccgtgaaagagtataagcattgttctgcaaaatgtagcttttaaaacaattctctcttttttcccctccctacagcagctgcaaattcctcaagcctccctcctccatcccgaaggttatcacagataaggcgtcgtaagaagaagacgcgggaggacatgttttctgaaattatgcaatccagcaggagtgacagagctcatctgaatgagtggaaggaaacagtttcaaagtataggaaagaagtcagtgaacgtgaggagaggagggaccaacgtgaggagaggagggaccaacgtgaggagaggagggaccaacgtgaggagaggagagatgatcgagatgagagatggcggcaggaagaccagaggatgaaggatgcaacgctggggctgctccggcgtctggtggaggttcaggaacggctgctggaaaacagactgccgcttcagcccctgttccaccctcccccctccccatgttccgtatcctcctcacccagacgtgtaagaacgcggggggggaggctccgtacaccttcccattccaccccagtagacagcccaagcaaaaggctgtcatttttttaac includes:
- the LOC128838501 gene encoding GRB10-interacting GYF protein 2-like isoform X2; this encodes MEGTSAANSSSLPPPSRRLSQIRRRKKKTREDMFSEIMQSSRSDRAHLNEWKETVSKYRKEVSEREERRDQREERRDQREERRDQREERRDDRDERWRQEDQRMKDATLGLLRRLVEVQERLLENRLPLQPLFHPPPSPCSVSSSPRRVRTRGGRLRTPSHSTPVDSPSKRLSFF
- the LOC128838501 gene encoding GRB10-interacting GYF protein 2-like isoform X1; this translates as MEGTSAAANSSSLPPPSRRLSQIRRRKKKTREDMFSEIMQSSRSDRAHLNEWKETVSKYRKEVSEREERRDQREERRDQREERRDQREERRDDRDERWRQEDQRMKDATLGLLRRLVEVQERLLENRLPLQPLFHPPPSPCSVSSSPRRVRTRGGRLRTPSHSTPVDSPSKRLSFF